The DNA region AACAATGCAGGACATACAGTTGTTTTGAATGGAGAAAAATTCATATTACAACTTTTGCCGTCTGGTGTTCTTCAAGCTGGTACCTGTGTAATAGGACCAGGCGTTGTTGTTGATCCCAAAGCCTTTTTAGATGAAATAGATAGAATAGAAAAAAGAGGAGCTAAGACAGATCATGTAATTATAAGTGATAGAGCACATGTAGTTATGCCTTATCATATAGAAATGGATAAAATCAGAGAAAGTGTTGAAGATAGAATAAAGATAGGTACAACTAAAAAAGGAATAGGACCTTGTTATGCTGATAAAATTTCAAGAGATGGTATAAGAATGGCTGATTTACTTGATATGAAACAATTTGAAGAAAAGTTGAGATATAATTTAAAAGAAAAAAATGAAATATTTACAAAAATTTATGGTGTAGAACCACTTGACTTTGATAAAATTTTTGAAGAATATAAAGGGTATGCTGAAAAAATAAAACACAGAATAGTTGACACTATCCCAATAGTAAATAAAGCATTAAACGAAAATAAACTTGTGTTATTTGAAGGTGCACAAGCTATGATGCTTGACATTAACTATGGAACATACCCTTATGTTACTTCATCATCTCCTACACTTGGAGGAGTTACAACAGGAGCAGGAATTTCTCCTAGAAAGATTGATAAAGGAATAGGTGTAATGAAAGCCTATACAACAAGAGTTGGAGAAGGTCCATTTGTAACTGAAATTAAAGGAGAATTTGGAGATAAAATCAGAGGAATTGGTGGAGAATACGGAGCTGTTACTGGTAGACCAAGAAGATGTGGTTGGCTTGATTTGGTTGTAGGAAGATATGCAACTGAAATAAATGGCTTAACTGATATAGTTATAACTAAAATAGATGTTTTGAGTGGATTAGGGAAATTAAAAATTTGTACTGCTTATGAAATAGATGGAAAAATTTATGAGTATGTTCCAGCTGATACAAAATCTTTGGATAGAGCTATACCTATATATGAAGAGCTTGACGGTTGGGACGAAGATATAACTCAAATCAAAAAATATGAAGATTTACCAGAAAATTGTAGAAAATATTTGGAAAGAGTACAAGAGATTTTAGGTTGCCCTATATCTGTTGTTTCAGTTGGTCCAGATAGAAGCCAAAATATACATATAAGAGAAATATAAAAAAAACAGCTCAGTAATTTTGTAATCTATTAAAAATTTTCTTGAAAAAAGTTTTAACAAGTTTCTTATTATTAAGAAACGACTACTTGTCAGCCATTAATGTTTCTCGAGCTCCAAAATGCTCTTTCAACATTAATGGACGCCGCAGTAGTCTTGTTGAATATTATGCAAATATCTTCAAGAAAATTTTAGAATATAATTTAACTGAGCTGTTTTTTTATACATAAAGAAAGGAAGATTATGAGAACATTATTGTTATTAAGAGGAACTCAAGCTAGTGGAAAATCTACTTGGGTTGCAGAAAATAATTTAGAACCATATACATTAAATGCAGATAAAATAAGATTAAATATAGCAAACCCTGTTTTGTTTGAAAATGGTTCTTTTGAAATTAGTCAAAAATACAATAAATTAACTTGGGAATTATTATATCAGTATTTAGAAACGAGAATGCAAAATGGTGATTTTACAATAGTAGATGCAACTCATTCAGATATTAAACTTATGAATAGATATAAAGATTTAGCAAATATATATAAATATACTATCTATTATTTAGAATTTGATACTCCATTGGAAGAATGTTTAAAAAGAAATAAAGAAAGAGTAGGTTATAAATATGTTCCTGAAAAAGTTATAGAGAAAACTTGGGAAGCTATAAAAAATAAAGAAAAATTACCTAATATTTTTAAAAAAATTAATTCATTAGATGAGATAGTAAATTTCTATACTGCTGATGTAAATGAATATAGGAAAGTTATTATTATAGGGGATATACATTCTTGTGCAGAACCTTTAAAGGAAGTTTTAAAAGGTTATAGTGAAGAAAATCTTTATGTTTTTGTTGGAGATTATTTTGATAGAGGAATACAAGCAGTTGAAACTTTTAAAATAATATTAGATTTATTAGAAAAACCTAATGTTATTTTAATAGAAGGAAATCATGAAAATAATAGTGTAAAGAAGTTTATTTATGATGAAGAAAAATATACAAAATCTTTTGAAGAAACAACTTTGCAACCTCTTTTAAAAGAATTTGAAATAGATTATGTTAAATCTAGTTTGAAAAAAATATATAAAAAACTTAGACAATGTTATACTTTTGAATTTAGAGGAAAAAAATTCTTATGTACACATGGAGGTTTACCACTTGTTCCAAAGTTAGCCTTAGTTTCAGCAAGAGAAATGATAAAAGGTGTTGGAAGATATGAAACTGAAATAGGAGAAATTTACTCTAAAAATTATAAAAAAGGTTTATGCCAAGACTTTATCCAAGTTCACGGACATAGAGAAGTTAATAATGGAGAATATTCATACTGTCTTGAAGGTAGAGTTGAATTTGGTGGAGAATTAAAAGTTTTAACTATCCATAATGATGGAAATATAGAAAAACATGGAATTAAAAATGATGTATACAACAGAGGTTTGAGTATACCTACAACAAATTCTCATGAGAAAATAGAAAAATTTCAGACTCAAAATGATTTAATCAATGAAATGATAAATTATTCTTTTATCACAGTTAAAGAATGTGATTATAATCTAATTTCATTAAATTTCAATAGAGAAGCATTCAATAGAAAGAAATGGAACTCTTTAACAATAAAAGCAAGAGGTTTATTTGTTGATAAAAATAGTGGAGAAGTTAAAATCAGAAGCTATAATAAGTTCTTTAATTATGGAGAAAGAAATATAAATTTAGGATATTTAAAAAAATATGCAACTTACCCAATTAAAGTATTTAAAAAATATAATGGTTTCTTAGGTTTAGCTTCTATTATAGATGGAAATATAGTTCTTGCAACAAAATCAACTACAAATGGAACATATAAAGATATTTTTCAATCTATTTGGGATAAGGTAGAAGATAATGTAAAAAAGTTATTAAAACAAACTATGATAGAAAATAATTGTACAGCAGTTTTTGAAGTGGTTTCTCCTGAATATGATCCTCATATAATAAAATATGATAAAGAACATTTGTATTTATTAGATTTCATTGAAAATAAATTAGATTTAGATACTCATAATATTAATTTGGAATTTTCTGAAAAATTAATGAAAAAAGTTGAATTTTCTTCTGATATACTTACTAAAAAAGAATTAATAATAGAATTAAGAAATTTTGAAGAGTTAGCAAATTTCTTAGAAGAAAAAAGCCAAAGTTTAGAACAAATAGAAGGTTATGTATTTTGTGATAATTCTGGATTAATGTTTAAGTTTAAGCTACCTTATTATGTCTTATGGAAAGAAAGAAGAACTTGGCTTGAAAGATATCGTTCAGCACTACTAAAAGGTAAAGAAATTAAAATATCAGAAATAGAAAAAGATGAGAATAGACATTTCAAAAAATTTCTTTTGAAATTAGGAAAAGATAAATTACAAGGATTAAGCATAATAGATGTAAGGGAAATGTATGAAAAAGAAAATTAAAGTCCTAATAAGTGCTTGTTTACTGGGAGATAATGTAAAATATTCGGGTGGAAATAATCTTACACCAGAACTTGTTACATTATTAGAAAAATATGAAGTAAAAACAATAAAAATTTGTCCTGAATGTTTTGGAGGTTTAGAGATACCAAGAGTACCCTCTGAAATATTAGGAGATAAGGTTTTTAGTAAAGATGGCAAAGATATAA from Fusobacterium simiae includes:
- a CDS encoding adenylosuccinate synthase, translating into MAGYVVVGTQWGDEGKGKIIDVLSEKADYVVRFQGGNNAGHTVVLNGEKFILQLLPSGVLQAGTCVIGPGVVVDPKAFLDEIDRIEKRGAKTDHVIISDRAHVVMPYHIEMDKIRESVEDRIKIGTTKKGIGPCYADKISRDGIRMADLLDMKQFEEKLRYNLKEKNEIFTKIYGVEPLDFDKIFEEYKGYAEKIKHRIVDTIPIVNKALNENKLVLFEGAQAMMLDINYGTYPYVTSSSPTLGGVTTGAGISPRKIDKGIGVMKAYTTRVGEGPFVTEIKGEFGDKIRGIGGEYGAVTGRPRRCGWLDLVVGRYATEINGLTDIVITKIDVLSGLGKLKICTAYEIDGKIYEYVPADTKSLDRAIPIYEELDGWDEDITQIKKYEDLPENCRKYLERVQEILGCPISVVSVGPDRSQNIHIREI
- a CDS encoding RNA ligase translates to MRTLLLLRGTQASGKSTWVAENNLEPYTLNADKIRLNIANPVLFENGSFEISQKYNKLTWELLYQYLETRMQNGDFTIVDATHSDIKLMNRYKDLANIYKYTIYYLEFDTPLEECLKRNKERVGYKYVPEKVIEKTWEAIKNKEKLPNIFKKINSLDEIVNFYTADVNEYRKVIIIGDIHSCAEPLKEVLKGYSEENLYVFVGDYFDRGIQAVETFKIILDLLEKPNVILIEGNHENNSVKKFIYDEEKYTKSFEETTLQPLLKEFEIDYVKSSLKKIYKKLRQCYTFEFRGKKFLCTHGGLPLVPKLALVSAREMIKGVGRYETEIGEIYSKNYKKGLCQDFIQVHGHREVNNGEYSYCLEGRVEFGGELKVLTIHNDGNIEKHGIKNDVYNRGLSIPTTNSHEKIEKFQTQNDLINEMINYSFITVKECDYNLISLNFNREAFNRKKWNSLTIKARGLFVDKNSGEVKIRSYNKFFNYGERNINLGYLKKYATYPIKVFKKYNGFLGLASIIDGNIVLATKSTTNGTYKDIFQSIWDKVEDNVKKLLKQTMIENNCTAVFEVVSPEYDPHIIKYDKEHLYLLDFIENKLDLDTHNINLEFSEKLMKKVEFSSDILTKKELIIELRNFEELANFLEEKSQSLEQIEGYVFCDNSGLMFKFKLPYYVLWKERRTWLERYRSALLKGKEIKISEIEKDENRHFKKFLLKLGKDKLQGLSIIDVREMYEKEN